Proteins from one Podospora pseudoanserina strain CBS 124.78 chromosome 1, whole genome shotgun sequence genomic window:
- a CDS encoding hypothetical protein (antiSMASH:Cluster_4; EggNog:ENOG503P4WT; COG:S) — MAPTPAYFQALLRPAVLQILRATGYHAMKPSVLDFVTQLAAAYLDRLCFLTAKHATLNSHALDGFTDEDEILFELNNGTFIAPDGPFLNPYSDYVPPPSVTSPSVATPSVVDVRMALQEVGALLPEKSQQEQDYLGIEDMRGVEAFIAWAMGPINKEIQRIALDGNDEAKDYLDALVKKHSKGADDTKFLGTLLGRPIEQGEVAIEGGGPTSIREWEEIRKKAAERPTPPPLENHNLINDDGEDSRPGSSGLSSLADEDVDMDLDIGIGMGGVGNGVEMDDSGA; from the exons ATGGCGCCAACGCCGGCTTACTTCCAGGCCCTCCTGAGGCCAGCAGTCCTTCAGATCCTTCGCGCAACCGGTTACCACGCAATGAAGCCTTCAGTATTGGATTTTGTCACGCAACTAGCAGCTGCCTACCTCGACCGACTATGCTTCCTCACGGCCAAGCACGCCACCCTCAACAGCCACGCTCTAGATGGCTTCACAGACGAGGACGAAATCCTCTTTGAGCTCAATAACGGCACATTCATCGCGCCAGACGGCCCATTTCTTAACCCCTACTCCGACTatgtcccaccaccaagcgtAACCAGCCCTTCAGTCGCCACACCATCAGTAGTAGACGTGCGGATGGCGCTTCAAGAAGTCGGTGCTTTACTACCGGAGAAGTCCCAACAGGAGCAAGACTACCTCGGAATCGAGGACATGAGAGGAGTGGAGGCATTTATAGCCTGGGCGATGGGGCCAATCAACAAGGAGATTCAGAGGATAGCGCTTGATGGAAATGATGAGGCGAAGGATTATCTTGACG CCCTTGTAAAGAAACACAGCAAAGGAGCGGACGACACCAAATTTCTTGGCACACTTCTAGGCCGACCAATCGAGCAAGGAGAGGTAGCtattgagggaggaggcccGACAAGCATCagagagtgggaggagatACGAAAAAAGGCGGCCGAGAgaccgacaccaccaccgttggAGAACCATAACCTCATAAATGACGACGGGGAAGATTCACGTCCGGGCAGTTCGGGGCTTAGTTCGCTTGCGGATGAGGACGTGGATATGGATCTGGACATTGGGATTGGCATGGGTGGTGTGGGAAatggggttgagatggatgaCTCGGGGGCTTAG